A genomic segment from Barrientosiimonas humi encodes:
- the pucL gene encoding factor-independent urate hydroxylase, with protein sequence MSYVLGHNQYGKAEVHAVRVYRDGGREAEHEIVDYNVSVAHQGDFEDAHVTGDQAKVLTTDATKNTVNAFMKEHGDEAREPEGLALALARHFVDTVPQITSCRVNVEAFPWERAHGTPHGFVRNKDYVRTVTVTKTPDAEYVVSGLKDLTVLKTTDSEFHGFYEDKYTTLKPTKDRIMATDVKAQWLHNGTDVDWGKSFSTVLDAVTSSFANAYSYALQQTIWDMGTAVLDAADSVSEIRFSCPNNHHFVIDLSPFGLENEFEVHHADDRPYGLIEATIQRDESSSNSKAFDPGQAW encoded by the coding sequence ATGTCCTACGTGCTCGGGCACAACCAGTACGGCAAGGCCGAGGTGCACGCGGTGCGCGTCTATCGCGACGGCGGGCGCGAGGCGGAGCACGAGATCGTCGACTACAACGTCTCGGTCGCCCACCAGGGTGACTTCGAGGACGCCCACGTCACCGGCGACCAGGCCAAGGTCCTCACCACCGACGCGACCAAGAACACGGTCAACGCGTTCATGAAGGAGCACGGCGACGAGGCCCGTGAGCCCGAGGGTCTGGCCCTCGCGCTCGCCCGCCACTTCGTCGACACCGTCCCGCAGATCACCAGCTGCCGGGTCAACGTCGAGGCCTTCCCGTGGGAGCGGGCGCACGGCACCCCGCACGGCTTCGTGCGCAACAAGGACTACGTGCGCACGGTCACCGTCACCAAGACCCCCGACGCGGAGTACGTCGTCTCCGGGCTGAAGGACCTGACGGTCCTGAAGACCACGGACTCGGAGTTCCACGGGTTCTACGAGGACAAGTACACGACGCTGAAGCCGACGAAGGACCGCATCATGGCGACCGACGTCAAGGCGCAGTGGCTGCACAACGGCACCGACGTCGACTGGGGCAAGAGCTTCTCCACCGTGCTCGACGCGGTGACCAGCTCGTTCGCCAACGCCTACTCGTACGCCCTCCAGCAGACGATCTGGGACATGGGCACCGCGGTGCTCGACGCGGCCGACTCGGTCAGCGAGATCCGTTTCTCCTGCCCCAACAACCACCACTTCGTGATCGACCTGTCGCCGTTCGGGCTCGAGAACGAGTTCGAGGTGCACCACGCCGACGACCGGCCGTACGGCCTGATCGAGGCGACCATCCAGCGCGACGAGTCCTCCTCGAACAGCAAGGCGTTCGACCCCGGCCAGGCCTGGTGA